Genomic DNA from Fimbriimonas ginsengisoli Gsoil 348:
CGGACGTCCAGGTTCTTCACCGCCATCGTCTCGTCCAACCGGCCTACGATCTGGCTGGTCGGCGCCTCGTGCAATAGGTCAGGAGCGACCTCAGATTCACGGCAGATTGAAATGAGCGCGTCGCAGAAGCTGTCCAAAGTCTCCTTCGACTCCGTCTCCGTCGGCTCGATCATGAGACACTCCGGAACGATCAATGGGAAGTAGTTGGTGGGTGGGTGAAATCCGTAATCGATCAGCCGCTTGCTGATATCGAGCGCCCTTACCCCATGCTGCTTCTTATACTTCTCGGCAGTGACCACGACCTCATGCATGCAGGGCCGCTCGTGGGCCGGCGGCAGCACATCCTTGATTCGAGCTCGCACGTAGTTGGCGTTGAGCACCGCATGACGGCTGATGTCGCTCATGTACTGCTTGCCAAACGCCCGCAGGTACGTGTACGCCCTTACCTCCATGAGGAACTGGCCGTAGAACGCCGAGACACGTCCAATGCTCTGCGGACGGTCGTAATCCGCGACGATCGCCGTGCCCGACCGGCGAATCACCGGCTTCGGCAAGAACGGCTCCAAATGATGCTTGAGCCCGATCGCTCCGCAGCCGGGCCCACCGCCTCCGTGCGGGGTGCTGAACGTCTTATGGAGGTTCAGGTGCATGCAGTCAAATCCGTGATCGCCCGGCCGGGTCGTACCGACCATCGCGTTCATGTTCGCGCCGTCGCAGAACACCTGGCCGCCGACCCCGTGAACCAGCTCACAGATCCGTTCGATGTTCGGCTCGAACAGACCCAGCGTCGAAGGATTGGTCAGCATCAGCGCCGCGATCTGCGGACCATGCTTGTCCAGCACCTTCTGGAGGTCATCCAGATCCGTGTTGCCATCCTCGTTGGTGCCGATCGAAACGACGTCGTATCCGCATCGAGCGGCCGACGCCGGATTGGTGCCGTGGGCGGTATTCGGAATGACGACGAGGTTTCGCTCCCCTTCCCCCCGGCTCGTGTGGTATGCCTTGATCAGCATCAAGCACGTCATTTCGCCGTGGGCGCCCGCCAGCGGCTGGAGCGTGATCTCGGAGAACCCGGTGATTTCCACCAACATCTCCTGGACCCCCATCAAGATATCCATCGCGCCCGGAATCGTCTCTACCGGCTGCATCGGGTGAAGCTTCGCGAATCCCGGCATCGCCGCCGTCATCTCGTTGACCCGCGGGTTGTACTTCATCGTGCACGAGCCGAGCGGGTAGAAGCCGGTCTCGATCCCGTAGTTGATGTGGCTCAGATTGACGAAGTGCCGCATCACGTCGAGCTCCCCGATTTCCGGCAAATGCAGCTCCGTCCGGGTCTCCCCGACCGTCGCCGCCAAGTCGACCTCGGGAGTTTCGCAAACCGGAACGTTGCACCCGATCCGACCCGGGCGAGACTTGTCGAAGATGAGCTCCGGCTCCGGCATCCGCTTTTGAATATCTTTCATTAACCGATCACCTCTCGAAGGGACTGCGCGTAGGAGTCGATTTCCGCCTTCGTGCGGAGCTCGGTCACCGCCACGAGCATCGAGTCCGCAAGCGCCGGGTAGTAATCCGCCAGCGGTAAGCCGGCGAGAATCCCCTTCCCTAACAACGCATCCCTAACCGCCGCCGGATCTTTCGGCAACTGCAAGACAAACTCCCCGAATACCTTGCCGCCGAATCGCACCTTCGCGCCGGCTTCCGTCAGCTTCGAGATCGCGTATTGGGTGTTGCGAACCGACGACTCGGCGACTTGTCGCATCCCGTTCTTCCCGAGCGCAGTCATGTACACCGTCGTCGCGAGCGCCATCAGAGCCTCGTTGGTGCAGATGTTCGAGGTCGCCTTCTCGCGGCGGATATCTTGCTCCCGGGTTCGGAGCGTCATGACGTATCCCATCCGCTCGCCGTGAGCCTCTCTCGTTCGCCCCACAATCCGGCCGGGGATCTGGCGGACGAACTCTTGTTTGCAGGCGAAGAGGCCGACCAGCGGTCCGCCCAGGCCCATGGCGACTCCCATCGGCTGCCCTTCTCCCACGACGATGTCGGCCCCGTATTCGCCGGGCGGCTTCAGTAACGCGCATGCAACCGGATCGGCACTCACGATCAGCAGGCCACCAATCCGGTCGGCCGCTTCGCGAGCCGCCGCCAGGTCTTCGATCGTTCCGAAGAAATTCG
This window encodes:
- the gcvPA gene encoding aminomethyl-transferring glycine dehydrogenase subunit GcvPA; the encoded protein is MPYIPHTEQDRQDMLAVIGVETIDELFREIPANLRVAPGSLDLPPALDEPRLMAHLHELASRNVNLADVTCFLGAGIYDRYIPATVGAVISRGEFLTAYTPYQPEASQGYLQTIYEFQSMIAELYGMDLANASMYDGATSLAEAAIMATGVKKRQKVAVSEAVHPHYRQVIDTYCWSMGIEVVTLPALAEGATTDYSAAEGAACVLVQYPNFFGTIEDLAAAREAADRIGGLLIVSADPVACALLKPPGEYGADIVVGEGQPMGVAMGLGGPLVGLFACKQEFVRQIPGRIVGRTREAHGERMGYVMTLRTREQDIRREKATSNICTNEALMALATTVYMTALGKNGMRQVAESSVRNTQYAISKLTEAGAKVRFGGKVFGEFVLQLPKDPAAVRDALLGKGILAGLPLADYYPALADSMLVAVTELRTKAEIDSYAQSLREVIG
- the gcvPB gene encoding aminomethyl-transferring glycine dehydrogenase subunit GcvPB: MKDIQKRMPEPELIFDKSRPGRIGCNVPVCETPEVDLAATVGETRTELHLPEIGELDVMRHFVNLSHINYGIETGFYPLGSCTMKYNPRVNEMTAAMPGFAKLHPMQPVETIPGAMDILMGVQEMLVEITGFSEITLQPLAGAHGEMTCLMLIKAYHTSRGEGERNLVVIPNTAHGTNPASAARCGYDVVSIGTNEDGNTDLDDLQKVLDKHGPQIAALMLTNPSTLGLFEPNIERICELVHGVGGQVFCDGANMNAMVGTTRPGDHGFDCMHLNLHKTFSTPHGGGGPGCGAIGLKHHLEPFLPKPVIRRSGTAIVADYDRPQSIGRVSAFYGQFLMEVRAYTYLRAFGKQYMSDISRHAVLNANYVRARIKDVLPPAHERPCMHEVVVTAEKYKKQHGVRALDISKRLIDYGFHPPTNYFPLIVPECLMIEPTETESKETLDSFCDALISICRESEVAPDLLHEAPTSQIVGRLDETMAVKNLDVRWRTGGDVVIDGGPKREFAKGEGLEGVRSDTVPRDS